The Hymenobacter oligotrophus genome has a window encoding:
- a CDS encoding YsnF/AvaK domain-containing protein, protein MAQTVIGMFDDANQARQAAQQLESMGVTRDHIDISAQNTTGATSSTSTTASSTNDDSISGFFRSLFNSDDEISKYSEVARRGAMVTVHASDQTEAQRAAEVLDRCGAVDVDERAQQYRSGWTGMGAQNMGQQNMTAGTNTTANSMTSRDMVGRGTDMTDQSIPIIEENLQVGKREVETGGMRLRSRIVERPVEEHLRLRQEHAWVERNPVNRPATEADIQNFKEGEMEITERAEVPVVNKEARVVEEVRLGKEVEERDETIRDTVRRTDVDVERLNSDDPMRQRRMSSDEDDTNRGTGL, encoded by the coding sequence ATGGCACAAACCGTAATTGGCATGTTCGACGATGCCAACCAAGCCCGACAAGCCGCGCAACAACTCGAAAGCATGGGTGTAACGCGCGACCACATAGATATTTCGGCCCAGAACACCACGGGCGCCACAAGCAGCACCAGCACTACCGCTAGCAGCACCAACGACGACAGCATCAGCGGCTTTTTCCGCTCGCTGTTTAATAGCGACGACGAAATTTCGAAGTACTCCGAAGTAGCCCGCCGCGGCGCTATGGTAACCGTGCACGCCTCCGACCAAACCGAAGCCCAGCGCGCCGCCGAGGTGCTCGACCGCTGCGGCGCCGTTGACGTGGACGAGCGCGCCCAGCAGTACCGCAGCGGCTGGACAGGCATGGGTGCCCAGAATATGGGGCAGCAGAACATGACAGCCGGCACCAACACCACTGCCAATAGCATGACCAGCCGCGACATGGTAGGCCGCGGCACCGACATGACAGATCAATCGATTCCGATTATCGAGGAGAACCTGCAAGTGGGCAAGCGCGAAGTAGAAACCGGCGGCATGCGCCTGCGCAGCCGCATAGTGGAACGCCCCGTAGAGGAGCACCTGCGCTTGCGCCAGGAGCACGCCTGGGTTGAGCGCAACCCCGTGAATCGCCCCGCTACCGAAGCCGATATTCAAAACTTTAAAGAGGGCGAAATGGAAATTACGGAGCGCGCCGAGGTGCCCGTAGTGAACAAGGAAGCCCGCGTGGTGGAAGAAGTTCGTTTGGGCAAAGAAGTAGAAGAACGCGACGAAACCATCCGCGACACGGTGCGCCGCACCGACGTAGATGTGGAGCGCCTGAACTCCGACGACCCCATGCGCCAGCGCCGTATGTCTTCCGACGAGGACGACACGAACCGCGGCACCGGCCTCTAG
- a CDS encoding YsnF/AvaK domain-containing protein — protein MQPPQDPTQPNASNQPLVQPEQPLVIPVIEEQLQVQRGVIETGRIRVTKQVHEEHQEVTAPTVREEIEVERVPVNQYVDVAPPAVRYEGDTTIMPVLREVLVVEKRILFVEEVRITKRQVQADTTQPVTLRKEEIIVERVTNDPTQPAG, from the coding sequence ATGCAACCGCCCCAAGATCCGACCCAGCCGAACGCCTCGAACCAGCCCCTTGTGCAGCCGGAGCAGCCGCTGGTAATTCCGGTGATTGAGGAGCAGCTGCAGGTACAGCGCGGCGTGATAGAAACCGGCCGCATCCGGGTGACCAAGCAAGTACACGAGGAACACCAGGAAGTAACGGCACCCACCGTGCGCGAAGAGATTGAGGTGGAGCGGGTGCCCGTAAACCAGTACGTGGATGTGGCCCCGCCCGCCGTGCGCTACGAGGGCGACACCACCATTATGCCGGTGCTGCGCGAGGTGTTGGTAGTGGAAAAGCGCATCCTGTTTGTGGAGGAAGTACGCATTACCAAACGCCAAGTGCAAGCCGATACTACGCAACCTGTTACGCTCCGCAAAGAAGAGATTATTGTGGAGCGGGTGACGAATGATCCTACCCAACCCGCGGGCTAA
- a CDS encoding TonB-dependent receptor — protein MKRLPFFVLLLLLAALGRARAQTATTLGGTVRDAQGQPLPGANVFLKTTFDGATADSLGRFSFSTRQTGTLPLVITLMGYEVQEQPVVLDGAAKRFVVVLKPVRNQLGDVTITAGAFEASDEKRSTVLTTRDVQTTAGALADINGALNTLPGTSRVGEEGKLFVRGGAAGETKQYLDGLPLQSPYNASVAGVPARGRFSPNLFKGTVFSTGGYSAEFGQALSAVVGLKSYDLADETQTGVSLLSVGLSLSHQQRFERSSVAATLDYTNLQPYYGMVPQEWGWLKAPQALGGSVALRQRTGEMGMLKVYGAFTRSEFALRQPDPDFVGGRPIGLENQNQYLNATFRSPLRRGWSLQTGVAGTRDEQTVRPDVQYLHDLEQSVVGRVVLTNDSAGTYFNLKLGAESLGQRYQQQYQASAEAPLQRLGFDEARVAAFAESDIAFSNNFVARAGARTEYSKVLGRWNAAPRLALAYQLSEGEQLSGAWGYFYQTPANDLMRIGQYADNLRFERAVHYLLTYQRIKNNRTLRTEAYYKDYAHLTRYEGAALATNVPLPFVPAAYQSTGRGYARGVDVFWRDRKTVRGLDYWVSYGLVDTRRQQRADPQMAVPTFASRHNLSVVGKYWINKLHTQVGATFSYASPRAYYNPNLPGYNQARTPSYQDVSVNLSYVTSLWKNLTIVHLSCSNVLGRDNVFGYRYANTPDATGTYQGVAVTPSAPRMFFAGLLISINKKRPADTNAAPE, from the coding sequence ATGAAACGCCTGCCCTTCTTCGTACTGCTGCTCCTGCTGGCCGCCCTAGGTCGGGCGCGGGCCCAAACCGCTACCACCCTCGGCGGCACCGTGCGCGATGCGCAGGGCCAGCCGCTGCCCGGCGCCAACGTGTTCCTGAAAACCACCTTCGATGGGGCCACGGCCGATTCGCTGGGCCGGTTCAGCTTCAGCACCCGCCAAACCGGCACGCTGCCGTTGGTAATTACCCTGATGGGCTACGAAGTGCAGGAGCAACCCGTGGTGCTCGATGGCGCGGCCAAACGTTTTGTCGTGGTGCTGAAGCCCGTGCGCAACCAGCTCGGCGACGTGACCATCACGGCCGGGGCGTTCGAAGCCAGCGACGAGAAACGCAGCACCGTGCTTACCACCCGCGACGTGCAAACCACCGCCGGCGCCCTGGCCGACATCAACGGCGCGCTGAACACCTTGCCCGGCACCAGCAGGGTAGGCGAGGAGGGCAAGCTGTTTGTGCGCGGCGGCGCAGCCGGCGAAACCAAGCAGTACCTCGATGGCCTGCCGCTGCAAAGCCCCTACAACGCCAGCGTGGCCGGCGTGCCGGCGCGGGGCCGCTTTTCGCCCAACCTGTTTAAGGGCACCGTGTTCAGCACGGGCGGCTACTCGGCCGAGTTTGGGCAGGCGCTGTCGGCGGTGGTGGGGCTGAAATCGTACGACCTGGCCGACGAGACCCAAACGGGCGTGTCGCTGCTGTCGGTGGGCCTTAGCTTGTCGCACCAGCAACGCTTCGAGCGCAGTTCGGTAGCCGCTACCCTCGACTACACCAACCTGCAACCCTACTACGGCATGGTGCCGCAGGAGTGGGGCTGGCTGAAAGCGCCGCAGGCCCTGGGTGGCTCGGTGGCCCTGCGCCAGCGCACCGGCGAAATGGGCATGCTGAAAGTGTACGGCGCCTTTACGCGCTCGGAGTTTGCCCTGCGCCAGCCCGACCCCGACTTTGTCGGCGGGCGCCCCATCGGCCTCGAAAACCAAAACCAGTACCTCAATGCCACGTTCCGGAGCCCGCTGCGCCGCGGCTGGAGCCTGCAAACCGGCGTAGCCGGCACCCGCGACGAGCAAACCGTGCGCCCCGACGTGCAGTACCTCCACGACCTAGAGCAATCGGTAGTGGGCCGCGTGGTGCTCACCAACGATTCGGCCGGTACCTATTTTAACCTTAAGCTCGGCGCCGAGAGCCTAGGTCAGCGGTACCAGCAGCAGTACCAGGCATCGGCCGAAGCGCCGCTGCAGCGCCTCGGATTCGATGAAGCGCGGGTGGCGGCCTTTGCCGAGTCGGACATTGCCTTCAGCAACAACTTCGTAGCCCGGGCCGGCGCTCGTACGGAGTACTCGAAGGTGCTGGGCCGCTGGAATGCCGCGCCGCGCTTGGCCTTGGCTTACCAGCTAAGCGAAGGCGAGCAGCTGTCGGGGGCGTGGGGCTATTTCTACCAAACGCCCGCCAACGACCTTATGCGCATTGGGCAGTACGCCGATAACCTGCGCTTCGAGCGGGCAGTGCATTATTTGCTCACGTATCAGCGCATCAAAAACAACCGCACCCTCCGCACCGAGGCGTACTACAAAGACTACGCCCACCTCACGCGCTACGAGGGCGCGGCCCTTGCCACCAACGTGCCGCTGCCTTTTGTGCCCGCCGCGTACCAAAGCACCGGCCGGGGCTACGCCCGCGGGGTAGATGTATTCTGGCGCGACCGGAAAACCGTGCGGGGGCTTGATTATTGGGTTAGCTACGGCCTGGTGGATACCCGCCGCCAGCAGCGCGCCGATCCGCAAATGGCTGTGCCCACCTTCGCCTCGCGGCACAACCTCTCGGTGGTCGGCAAATACTGGATCAACAAGCTGCACACGCAGGTAGGCGCCACCTTCAGCTACGCCTCGCCTAGGGCCTACTACAACCCCAACTTACCCGGCTACAACCAAGCCCGCACGCCCAGCTACCAGGATGTGAGCGTGAACCTGAGTTACGTTACCTCGCTCTGGAAAAACCTGACCATTGTGCACCTCTCGTGCTCCAATGTGCTGGGCCGCGACAACGTGTTCGGCTACCGCTACGCCAACACACCCGATGCCACGGGCACTTACCAAGGCGTGGCCGTTACGCCTTCGGCGCCGCGCATGTTCTTCGCCGGCCTGCTGATTTCCATCAACAAGAAACGCCCCGCCGATACCAACGCGGCACCGGAGTAG
- a CDS encoding sensor histidine kinase — translation MSTLFPPTQEECDALYAHNPQMPPVQFWKRYTRGRWLRLGLTVLLLTFVIGTLACTECWGDARKMTVNYTMTFVYSLGLWLTNGYAVDWLDRYANWRREPVKRLVLTLLTSLGGSLVVITAINFWFLVIYRGYDPSVMLKPGVMARVMFPLLITTIISLVLHSRSFLMSWREALIRNERLQKEMAQAEAQTLRQQLDPHFMFNALNALTSLVEEEPKLAVRFIRQLSQVYRYVLDARGRDVVSLRDELEFAESYLFLQRIRYGEALQVEMPAPDSVSAQAVVPPLSLQLLIENALKHNVATAGQPLFLRIALDETGQRLRVVNNLRPRRLAPGESTSIGLPNLQGRYRHLTNEQVQVQRTDAEFVVTLPVLALESETVAV, via the coding sequence ATGTCTACGCTGTTTCCGCCCACGCAGGAAGAATGCGACGCGCTTTATGCCCACAACCCCCAAATGCCGCCCGTGCAGTTTTGGAAGCGCTACACGCGCGGGCGTTGGTTGCGGCTGGGCCTCACCGTTCTGCTGCTCACGTTCGTCATCGGCACCCTGGCCTGCACTGAGTGCTGGGGCGACGCCCGCAAGATGACCGTGAACTACACCATGACGTTTGTGTACTCGCTCGGCTTGTGGCTCACCAATGGCTACGCCGTCGATTGGCTCGACCGGTACGCCAACTGGCGGCGTGAGCCGGTGAAGCGCTTGGTGCTCACGCTGCTCACCTCGTTGGGCGGCTCGCTGGTCGTCATCACGGCTATCAACTTCTGGTTTCTGGTAATCTACCGGGGCTACGACCCATCGGTGATGCTGAAGCCCGGCGTAATGGCCCGGGTGATGTTTCCGCTGCTGATTACCACCATTATTTCGCTGGTGCTGCACAGCCGCTCGTTCCTGATGAGCTGGCGCGAAGCCCTGATTCGTAACGAGCGGCTGCAAAAGGAAATGGCCCAGGCCGAGGCCCAAACCCTGCGCCAGCAGCTCGATCCGCACTTCATGTTCAATGCTCTGAACGCGCTGACCTCGCTGGTGGAGGAGGAACCCAAGCTGGCCGTGCGCTTCATTCGGCAGCTTTCGCAGGTGTACCGCTACGTGCTCGATGCCCGCGGCCGCGACGTGGTGTCCCTGCGTGATGAGTTGGAGTTTGCCGAGTCGTACCTGTTTTTGCAGCGCATCCGGTACGGCGAGGCCTTGCAAGTCGAGATGCCCGCACCCGACAGCGTTTCGGCGCAGGCCGTTGTGCCACCGCTAAGCCTGCAACTGCTCATCGAAAACGCGCTGAAGCACAACGTAGCCACGGCCGGCCAGCCCTTGTTCTTGCGCATCGCACTCGACGAGACCGGCCAGCGCCTGCGCGTTGTCAACAACCTGCGCCCGCGCCGCCTCGCCCCCGGCGAATCGACGAGCATTGGGCTGCCCAACCTGCAGGGCCGCTACCGCCACCTCACCAACGAGCAAGTGCAGGTGCAGCGCACCGATGCTGAATTTGTGGTAACCTTGCCCGTGCTGGCGCTCGAAAGCGAAACGGTGGCCGTTTAG
- a CDS encoding LytR/AlgR family response regulator transcription factor, with protein MTAFIIEDEPLAAKRLADLLRRQQPPVQVLATADSVEAAVALLETAAPPDVLFLDIHLADGLSFELFERVEVRCPVIFTTAYDQYALRAFKVNSVDYLLKPIDEEELQAALHKLRQLRAAAPAAGPSALGLDPAVLAQVLQQLQPQQQQYKKQFVVKVGEHLKVIPVEQVSYFFSLEKATFVQTRENRRFVLDQTLEQLEKMLDPQQFFRLNRAYLVHHAAIQDIIHYTNSRLKTTLAPASPEGDVLVSRERVSAFRAWLDR; from the coding sequence ATGACTGCGTTCATCATCGAAGACGAGCCGTTAGCCGCTAAGCGCCTTGCCGATTTGCTGCGCCGCCAGCAGCCCCCCGTGCAAGTGCTGGCTACTGCCGATTCGGTGGAAGCCGCCGTGGCCCTGCTCGAAACCGCCGCGCCGCCCGACGTACTCTTTCTGGATATTCACTTGGCCGATGGGCTGAGCTTCGAGCTGTTCGAGCGCGTGGAGGTGCGCTGCCCGGTTATCTTCACCACGGCCTACGACCAGTACGCCCTGCGGGCATTCAAAGTCAACAGCGTTGACTACCTGCTGAAGCCCATTGACGAGGAAGAACTACAGGCGGCCCTGCACAAACTGCGGCAGCTGCGGGCCGCCGCCCCGGCCGCGGGCCCCAGTGCCCTAGGTCTCGACCCCGCGGTGCTGGCGCAGGTGCTGCAGCAGTTGCAGCCGCAGCAACAGCAATACAAAAAGCAGTTTGTGGTGAAGGTAGGGGAGCACCTAAAGGTGATACCCGTGGAGCAGGTAAGCTACTTTTTCAGCCTCGAAAAAGCCACCTTCGTGCAGACGCGCGAAAACCGCCGCTTCGTGCTCGACCAGACCCTGGAGCAGCTCGAAAAGATGCTCGATCCGCAGCAGTTTTTCCGCCTGAACCGCGCCTACTTGGTGCACCACGCCGCCATTCAGGACATCATTCACTACACCAACTCGCGCCTGAAAACCACCTTGGCACCGGCCTCGCCCGAGGGTGACGTGCTCGTGAGCCGCGAACGGGTGTCGGCGTTCCGGGCCTGGCTCGACCGGTAG
- a CDS encoding GAF domain-containing protein has protein sequence MPAPNTAQLEQTLGQGKAPEAALEEALAQIGHYLRADRCFLYVRNPERGRGRIALVWRLDDAVPDPRHPWQDDTGELPEQDPLFRAALAAKPSVYVEDVEAAGPEVLNRAFEHKTFGHRALVHGHIVDAAGQLWGILQPCVFGHPRHWTTAEREYVEAALPLLLPVVQAYMQGRATD, from the coding sequence ATGCCCGCTCCCAATACTGCCCAACTCGAACAAACCCTAGGTCAGGGAAAAGCGCCCGAAGCCGCCCTCGAGGAGGCACTAGCCCAAATCGGCCATTACCTGCGCGCCGACCGGTGCTTTTTGTACGTGCGCAACCCCGAGCGGGGCCGCGGCCGCATTGCCTTGGTGTGGCGCCTCGACGATGCCGTGCCCGACCCGCGGCACCCGTGGCAAGACGACACCGGCGAGCTGCCCGAGCAAGACCCGCTGTTTCGGGCGGCGCTGGCGGCCAAGCCATCGGTGTACGTGGAGGATGTGGAAGCGGCAGGCCCGGAGGTGCTTAACCGCGCGTTCGAGCACAAAACCTTTGGGCACCGGGCGCTGGTGCACGGCCACATTGTGGACGCAGCCGGCCAGCTGTGGGGCATTTTGCAGCCGTGTGTATTTGGCCACCCGCGCCACTGGACGACGGCGGAGCGGGAATACGTAGAAGCCGCCTTGCCGCTGCTGCTGCCCGTGGTGCAGGCCTACATGCAGGGGCGGGCTACCGACTAG
- a CDS encoding chloramphenicol acetyltransferase — MKQPIDLASWNRREHFAFFSAFEEPFFGLVADVEVSRAYERAKALGVSFFQVYLHAVLRAVNQVEAFRYRIEAGQVYCYDEVHVSATLTRPDSTFAFSFVPYAADLTQFGLGLAAEMEAVQQSTGLRLTPNAARLDVVHFSAIPWLSFTGLTHARSYSHPDSIPKLSVGRYRRVGQQLLMPVAVNVHHGLADGYHVGLFFEALQHELNGTQSAQ, encoded by the coding sequence ATGAAGCAGCCGATCGACTTAGCCAGCTGGAACCGCCGCGAGCATTTTGCCTTTTTCTCCGCCTTCGAAGAGCCTTTTTTTGGCCTCGTGGCCGATGTGGAGGTAAGCCGGGCCTACGAGCGTGCCAAAGCCCTAGGTGTCTCGTTTTTTCAGGTGTACCTGCACGCGGTGCTGCGCGCCGTTAATCAAGTAGAGGCGTTCCGCTACCGCATCGAGGCTGGGCAGGTGTATTGCTACGACGAGGTGCACGTATCGGCGACGCTCACCCGCCCCGATTCCACTTTCGCTTTCTCCTTTGTGCCCTACGCCGCCGATCTGACGCAGTTTGGCCTAGGCCTAGCGGCCGAAATGGAGGCCGTGCAGCAGAGCACCGGCTTGCGGCTCACGCCCAACGCGGCTCGCCTCGATGTGGTGCACTTTTCGGCCATTCCGTGGCTGTCGTTTACGGGCCTTACCCACGCCCGCTCCTACTCGCACCCCGACAGCATCCCTAAACTTTCGGTGGGGCGCTACCGCCGCGTAGGCCAGCAGCTGCTGATGCCCGTGGCCGTAAACGTGCACCACGGCCTGGCCGATGGCTACCACGTGGGCCTGTTTTTCGAAGCCCTGCAACACGAGCTGAACGGCACCCAATCAGCCCAGTAA
- a CDS encoding HAD family hydrolase, translating to MPAPKLVAFDADDTLWPNQPHYDYAEAQLYELLTHYADADTLGQHFYQVQRRNLPLLGYGAKSFMLGMIETVIELTDGRVTGHEIQQILDHGKRLLSFPIEPLPHVPEVLTTLKEREIPLMLLTKGDLFDQESKLARSGLGEYFDHLEIVSEKNEDTYRRILARYQLQPQEFLMIGNSLKSDVLPVARLGAHAVYVPYHTTWIMEQVPAKELEGVAFHRISSLAEVPDHLTELEMLR from the coding sequence ATGCCTGCTCCCAAGCTCGTGGCCTTCGATGCCGACGACACGCTGTGGCCCAACCAGCCGCACTACGACTACGCCGAAGCCCAACTTTACGAACTGCTGACCCACTACGCCGACGCCGACACCCTGGGTCAGCACTTCTACCAGGTGCAGCGCCGCAACCTGCCGCTGTTGGGCTACGGGGCCAAGTCGTTTATGCTGGGCATGATTGAGACGGTAATCGAGCTGACCGATGGCCGCGTAACGGGCCACGAAATTCAGCAGATACTCGACCACGGCAAGCGCCTGCTCAGTTTTCCCATCGAGCCGTTGCCCCACGTGCCCGAGGTGCTAACCACCCTCAAAGAGCGCGAAATACCGCTGATGCTGCTCACCAAAGGCGACCTGTTCGACCAGGAAAGCAAGCTGGCCCGCTCGGGCCTGGGCGAGTACTTCGACCACCTGGAAATTGTGAGCGAAAAGAACGAGGACACCTACCGCCGCATTCTGGCGCGCTACCAGTTGCAGCCCCAGGAGTTCCTGATGATCGGCAACTCGCTGAAATCCGACGTGCTGCCCGTAGCGCGCCTAGGTGCCCACGCCGTGTACGTGCCCTACCACACCACCTGGATAATGGAGCAAGTACCCGCCAAAGAACTCGAAGGCGTGGCCTTCCACCGGATCAGTTCCCTTGCCGAAGTACCCGATCACCTGACGGAGCTGGAGATGCTCAGGTAG
- a CDS encoding LytR/AlgR family response regulator transcription factor, translating to MNVLLLEDEYPAAERLQRLLAQAAPDAQVVAHCDTVAGAVEWLRTHPEPHLILADIHLADGISLDVFDQLVVTTPVIFTTAYDQYALQAFKTHSVDYLLKPIKLAELQTALQKLRQWHSPALAASEVAQRLQSLLNTNTSSAAPQPKTRFLVRQGEQLLPVQATDIAWFQSRNETVTLVTLLGQRYLVDYTLEQLEQLLDAKLFFRLNRQFIAQLPAVQRLHPWFNGKLKLDLQPAPADEVIVSREKAAAVKSWLEG from the coding sequence ATGAACGTTTTACTGCTCGAAGACGAATACCCGGCGGCCGAGCGGCTGCAGCGGTTGCTGGCCCAAGCCGCCCCCGATGCCCAGGTAGTAGCCCACTGCGACACCGTAGCCGGGGCCGTGGAGTGGCTGCGTACCCACCCCGAGCCGCACCTCATTCTGGCCGATATCCACCTCGCCGACGGCATCAGCCTCGATGTATTCGATCAGTTGGTGGTAACCACGCCCGTCATCTTCACCACGGCCTACGACCAGTACGCCCTGCAAGCTTTTAAAACCCACAGCGTTGATTACCTGCTGAAGCCTATTAAGCTCGCCGAGCTGCAAACGGCGCTGCAAAAACTACGGCAGTGGCATAGCCCCGCCCTGGCCGCTTCGGAGGTGGCGCAGCGCCTGCAAAGCTTGCTGAACACCAACACGTCCTCGGCCGCACCGCAACCCAAAACACGCTTTCTGGTGCGCCAAGGCGAGCAACTGCTCCCCGTTCAGGCCACCGACATTGCGTGGTTTCAGAGCCGCAACGAAACCGTTACGCTTGTTACCCTCCTAGGCCAGCGTTACCTCGTCGATTATACCCTGGAGCAGCTCGAGCAATTGCTCGATGCCAAACTGTTTTTCCGCCTCAACCGCCAGTTCATTGCGCAGTTGCCGGCGGTGCAGCGCCTGCATCCGTGGTTCAACGGCAAACTCAAGCTTGATTTGCAACCCGCGCCTGCCGACGAGGTAATCGTAAGCCGCGAGAAAGCCGCGGCGGTAAAGAGTTGGCTGGAGGGGTAA
- a CDS encoding sensor histidine kinase, whose product MNDRRIRLIGIPLLSLLIVLLGNGGHLLSWPVFLVSWAVSLLFTAVLWLGNRALWDVLLQCFPEVHQTARRLWWLAVGSLLYTSLATIGLVALMHLLMPRYFSLEPPFVISQIIFDLIPTTVVQLGYESRHFFLQWEQNVRRAEQLQSANQRAQLEALQQQLDPHFLFNSLNTLSALIEPDNEPAQDFVERLADVYRYVLLSRERSLVPLHEELAFVEAYVALQKARLRDNLQVSLAVPEALLAHWVAPLSVQLLIENALKHNEASRQNPLHVHVAATADGWLTVHNARRARTTSLGPSTGMGLRNIRERYALLAPQRPVAVLDEAATFGVRLPLLQPEQLGTEHGNPALLNESSPR is encoded by the coding sequence ATGAACGACCGTCGCATTCGCCTAATCGGAATACCGCTGCTCAGCCTGCTGATTGTGCTGCTGGGCAACGGCGGCCACTTGCTCTCGTGGCCGGTGTTCTTGGTTAGTTGGGCGGTGTCGCTGCTCTTTACGGCGGTGCTGTGGCTGGGCAACCGCGCCCTCTGGGATGTGTTGCTGCAATGCTTTCCGGAGGTGCACCAAACGGCCCGGCGCCTGTGGTGGCTGGCCGTGGGCAGCTTGCTCTACACCAGCCTGGCTACCATTGGCTTAGTGGCGCTTATGCACCTGCTCATGCCGCGCTACTTCAGCCTCGAGCCGCCGTTCGTCATTAGCCAAATCATCTTCGATCTGATACCTACCACGGTGGTGCAGCTGGGCTACGAGAGTCGGCACTTTTTTCTGCAGTGGGAGCAAAACGTGCGGCGGGCCGAGCAGTTGCAAAGCGCCAACCAACGCGCCCAGCTCGAAGCCCTGCAGCAGCAGCTCGATCCGCATTTTCTGTTCAACTCGCTCAACACGCTCTCGGCCCTCATCGAGCCCGACAACGAGCCCGCGCAGGACTTTGTGGAGCGCCTCGCCGATGTGTACCGCTACGTGCTGCTGAGCCGCGAGCGGAGCCTGGTGCCGCTGCACGAAGAGTTGGCGTTTGTGGAGGCCTACGTAGCCCTGCAAAAAGCCCGCCTGCGCGACAACCTGCAGGTGAGCCTGGCGGTACCCGAGGCGCTGCTCGCGCACTGGGTGGCCCCGCTTAGCGTGCAGCTGCTCATCGAAAACGCCCTGAAGCACAACGAAGCCTCGCGCCAAAACCCGCTGCACGTGCACGTAGCTGCCACCGCCGATGGCTGGCTAACGGTGCACAATGCCCGCCGCGCCCGCACCACCAGCCTCGGGCCGAGCACCGGCATGGGCCTGCGCAACATCCGCGAGCGATACGCTTTGCTGGCCCCGCAACGCCCCGTAGCGGTGCTCGACGAAGCCGCTACGTTTGGCGTGCGGTTACCATTGCTGCAGCCCGAGCAACTCGGCACCGAGCACGGCAACCCGGCCTTGCTAAACGAAAGCAGCCCTAGGTAG
- a CDS encoding ABA4-like family protein: protein MTPELAFSVANTLILPAWLLLAVAPSWVVTRRLVRSGAWPLLYAAAYAGLLVVHYLGAHGGEGGFGSLAEVAALFRDPWALTAGWAHYLCFDLCVGIWEVRDAERRGLPHALLIPALLFTFLVGPFGLLLYAGLRLLRPAPAAEVATTTLA from the coding sequence ATGACTCCCGAACTCGCCTTTTCCGTTGCCAACACCCTGATTTTGCCGGCCTGGCTGCTGCTCGCTGTTGCCCCGAGCTGGGTGGTTACGCGCCGCCTGGTGCGCAGCGGTGCCTGGCCCCTGCTCTACGCCGCCGCCTACGCCGGCCTTTTGGTGGTGCACTACCTAGGGGCGCACGGCGGCGAGGGTGGCTTTGGCTCGTTGGCCGAAGTGGCCGCGCTGTTTCGCGACCCGTGGGCGCTAACGGCCGGCTGGGCGCATTACCTGTGCTTTGATTTGTGCGTGGGCATTTGGGAAGTGCGCGATGCCGAGCGCCGCGGCCTTCCGCACGCGCTGCTCATTCCGGCCCTGCTGTTCACCTTTCTGGTAGGCCCCTTTGGCCTGCTGCTCTACGCCGGGCTGCGGCTGCTGCGCCCCGCTCCTGCTGCCGAAGTTGCCACCACTACGCTCGCCTAA